One window of Nicotiana tomentosiformis chromosome 11, ASM39032v3, whole genome shotgun sequence genomic DNA carries:
- the LOC138901614 gene encoding uncharacterized protein, whose translation MGYWSPTGWTSPPFSLRARPADGGRLTFLVGQQKYIPPSKREELRGQFERLRQGHISVIDYEVRFTYLSHHAAIILLTDAERVRRFIVGLHPEIEVSMAREVEMGTPFHQVVDIARRIERIGNCSGEFAPKDKRPRQFGGFSGAPLGGKARPYFSAIPEITYRPPAIRGSSSGYSGYQGQISGQQPTTLRDCFECGDLGHVKRFCPRLQGKVEQYDHRPMITAPATPPPAQPKAEVKWVGVVLEVKANQVVLRLDSMLSPPGQRYKTRADLLLLDMVDFEVILGMDWFSSYHAILYFHAKTVSLAMPEFPRLEWRGSSTGTSSQVISFLKARHMVEKGWLAYLAFVRDTTAETPVLDSVPVVREFSNVFPVDLPSMPPDRDIDFGIDLVPGTQPISTSPFRMAPNELRELKEKLWELLEK comes from the exons ATGGGATATTGGAGTCcaacggggtggacttcaccacctTTCAGCTTGAGGGCAAGACCTGCGGATGGTGGCAGGCTTACCTTCTTAGTAggccagcag AAGTACATACCACCTTCTAAGAGAGAGGAGCTTCGGGGTCAGTTTGAGCGACTCCGTCAGGGTCATATATCTGTGATCGACTATGAGGTGAGATTCACTTACTTGTCTCACCATGCAGCTATTATACTCCTCACAGATGCAGAGAGGGTGCGGAGGTTCATTGTAGGTCTACACCCTGAGATTGAGGTTTCTATGGCCCGTGAGGTAGAGATGGGGACTCCCTTTCATCAGGTTGTGgatatagctcggaggatcgagcgtATTGGCAACTGCAGCGGAGAGTTTGCGCCAAAGGACAAGCGGCCCCGGCagtttggaggattcagtggCGCCCCACTTGGGGGTAAGG CACGACCCTACTTCAGTGCCATTCCAGAGATCACTTACCGTCCGCCAGCTATTcggggttcttccagtgggtattcaggctatcAAGGTCAGATTTCAGGTCAGCAACCCACTACTTTGAgggattgttttgagtgtggggatcttggccacgtgaagaggttttgtcccagacttcagGGCAAAGTCGAGCAGTATGACCATCGGcccatgattaccgcaccagctaCCCCACCGCCCGCTCAGCCAAAAGCGGAGGTcaagtgggtaggggtcgtcttAGAGGTGAAGGCCAATCAGGTGGTGCTCCGGCTAGATTCTATGTTATCCCCACCAGGCCAGAG ATAcaagactagagcagatcttctattgctcgataTGGTTGACTTCGAggttatcttaggcatggactggttttcCTCGTACCATGCCATTCTttatttccatgccaagactgtttcCTTGGCGATGCCTGAGTTTCccagattagagtggaggggttcatCTACCGGTACCTCTAGCCAGGTTATTTCTttcctgaaggctcgacatatggtcgagaagggttggtTGGCCTACTTGGCctttgttcgggatactactgcagagactcctgtgTTAGATTCAGTGCCAGTGGTACGAGAGTTTTCTAATGTATTTCCTGTTGATCTACCAAGTATGCCGCCGGAtcgggatatcgattttggcattgatttggtgccaggaaCCCAGCCTATTTCTACTTCACCTTTTCGTATGGCTCCCAATGAGCTGAGAGAGTTAAAGGAGAAGCTTTGGGAGTTGCTTGAGAAgtga